The Sporomusa termitida genome has a window encoding:
- a CDS encoding 3-hydroxyacyl-CoA dehydrogenase family protein, which produces MRKIEDIKKIAVLGAGTMGPGIAQSFATGGYKVCMYTRSDGTLEKARSILHSSLKTFAQEGMIKAAEIETIFNRVSFCSTLEEAVAGSDFVMETIVENRDAKAELYTLLDEILPEDVYIASNTSFLNIFEIMPERRLPYTIIAHWYAPPQLIPLVEVVRNDKTHSEAVAVAMAMLNKSGKTPVHMKKFVPGYIVNRMQMILNQEVFYLLDNDYCTAEDIDMAVKASFIPRAMVVGLVQRFDFTGLDMSANNFKNKSYVMPEQNYHPKALFERVDKGEYGVKAGKGFYDYSGRTTEEVLAKRDKQLFEVFKVAKKLMEDPV; this is translated from the coding sequence ATGCGAAAAATAGAAGACATTAAAAAGATTGCGGTTTTGGGAGCGGGAACCATGGGGCCGGGTATTGCGCAAAGCTTTGCCACTGGCGGCTATAAAGTCTGCATGTATACCCGATCCGACGGTACACTGGAAAAAGCCCGTTCCATTCTGCATTCAAGTCTCAAGACCTTTGCGCAGGAAGGCATGATTAAGGCCGCTGAGATTGAGACGATATTCAACCGGGTTAGTTTTTGCAGCACGCTAGAAGAAGCGGTGGCTGGAAGCGACTTCGTCATGGAGACGATTGTTGAAAATCGCGATGCAAAAGCAGAACTGTACACGCTCCTGGATGAAATTCTCCCGGAGGATGTGTACATCGCGTCTAATACCTCGTTTCTGAACATTTTTGAGATTATGCCTGAGCGGCGGCTGCCTTACACCATTATTGCCCACTGGTATGCACCGCCGCAACTCATTCCGCTGGTCGAGGTAGTCAGAAATGATAAAACCCACTCTGAGGCCGTAGCCGTGGCCATGGCCATGTTGAATAAAAGCGGCAAAACGCCGGTGCATATGAAGAAATTTGTTCCCGGCTACATTGTAAACCGGATGCAGATGATCTTAAACCAAGAGGTATTCTATCTGCTTGACAACGACTACTGCACTGCCGAGGATATTGATATGGCAGTTAAGGCCAGCTTTATTCCCCGGGCCATGGTCGTCGGTCTGGTGCAGCGCTTTGATTTCACCGGTCTGGACATGAGCGCCAATAATTTCAAGAACAAGAGTTATGTCATGCCTGAGCAGAACTATCATCCCAAGGCGTTGTTTGAACGCGTTGACAAGGGGGAATACGGGGTTAAGGCAGGCAAAGGTTTCTATGATTACAGCGGCCGCACAACGGAAGAGGTTCTGGCCAAGCGGGATAAGCAGCTGTTTGAAGTGTTTAAAGTTGCCAAAAAGCTTATGGAAGATCCTGTGTAA
- a CDS encoding 3-keto-5-aminohexanoate cleavage protein, with translation MKKKLIITAALCGAGTTKAQTPHVPITPEEIAADVVACAKAGAAVAHLHVRDENGKNTMATEKFVEVVGKVRKAIADAGLDIVLNLTTSGSAFPDELRMAHLGVLQPEMCSYDPGSMNWANSFVFLNTPAFLEKLGTKCQELQVKPEIEIFDAGMIGNVEYYIKKGFLKAPLHYQFVLDVPGGMPGNIESLAYLLPKLPQGSTWSITGIGRSHVPMMLAGLAAGCDGLRVGLEDNIFMEKGVHATNAQLVARAVEFGKVSGRAIASAAEAREILGLIKHQ, from the coding sequence ATGAAGAAAAAACTGATTATAACCGCCGCTCTTTGCGGTGCAGGCACAACCAAGGCGCAGACACCGCATGTTCCGATTACACCGGAGGAAATTGCCGCCGACGTAGTAGCTTGTGCCAAAGCCGGCGCTGCTGTCGCTCATCTGCATGTGCGTGATGAAAACGGTAAGAACACCATGGCAACCGAGAAGTTCGTAGAGGTGGTAGGCAAGGTACGCAAGGCGATTGCTGATGCGGGGCTCGATATTGTACTGAACCTCACAACCTCCGGCAGCGCTTTTCCCGACGAGTTACGCATGGCTCACCTTGGGGTTTTGCAGCCGGAGATGTGTTCTTACGACCCTGGTTCCATGAACTGGGCCAATAGTTTCGTCTTTCTCAACACGCCGGCTTTCCTGGAAAAGCTGGGGACTAAGTGCCAGGAACTGCAAGTTAAACCTGAAATCGAGATTTTCGATGCGGGCATGATTGGCAATGTCGAGTACTACATCAAAAAAGGCTTCCTGAAAGCACCGCTTCATTACCAATTCGTGCTGGACGTACCTGGCGGCATGCCCGGCAACATTGAATCTCTTGCTTATCTGCTGCCCAAGCTGCCGCAGGGATCGACCTGGTCGATCACCGGTATCGGCAGGAGCCATGTGCCGATGATGCTGGCCGGGCTTGCTGCCGGCTGCGACGGATTGCGGGTTGGCCTTGAGGATAACATCTTTATGGAGAAAGGTGTTCATGCAACCAATGCCCAGCTTGTTGCGCGGGCTGTTGAATTTGGTAAAGTGTCCGGCCGGGCGATTGCCTCGGCTGCGGAAGCACGTGAGATACTTGGCCTGATAAAACATCAATAA
- a CDS encoding thiolase family protein encodes MQEVVIVSAVRTAVGKMGGTLKDLQPDILGKIVIEAAVNNAQIEPAAIDEVIFGHVKQSADVPNVARVAALRAGIPIDVPAYTVMRQCASGLQAVNNAAQAILCGLADIVVAGGVESMSNAPYYLRNARYGFGSGNAVVYDSNIESQIRAQPMEVYGQLNMGLTAENLAEKYGISREEQDIFALASQEKAARAIAEGKFREEIIPVTVLRKKADPLVFDTDEFPRKTSLEQLAKLSPAFKAGGTVTAGNSSGRNDGASCLVLMSAKEAQRQNLRPLAILRSQAAVGAPPEIMGIGPVAATRKALKLAGLHLGDIGLIELNEAFAAQSIAVIKELNLNTDILNVNGGAIALGHALGSSGTRIMATLIYEMKRRNVKYGLATLCIGGGMGVADVIELV; translated from the coding sequence ATGCAGGAAGTTGTTATTGTGAGTGCCGTTAGGACGGCTGTAGGCAAAATGGGCGGGACGCTAAAAGACCTGCAACCGGATATTTTAGGAAAAATCGTAATTGAGGCAGCAGTCAATAACGCACAGATTGAACCGGCTGCTATTGATGAAGTAATTTTTGGCCATGTAAAACAAAGTGCTGATGTGCCAAATGTTGCCAGAGTAGCGGCCTTAAGAGCCGGCATACCTATAGATGTCCCTGCCTATACGGTAATGAGGCAGTGCGCCTCCGGGTTACAGGCTGTGAACAACGCCGCCCAGGCTATCCTGTGCGGCCTGGCCGATATTGTTGTTGCCGGCGGGGTGGAAAGCATGAGCAATGCTCCTTACTACCTGCGTAATGCGCGGTATGGCTTTGGTTCGGGCAATGCTGTTGTTTATGATTCTAATATCGAAAGTCAAATCCGCGCGCAGCCCATGGAAGTGTACGGTCAGCTGAATATGGGGTTAACGGCAGAGAACCTGGCGGAGAAATATGGAATTAGCCGGGAAGAACAGGATATCTTTGCCCTGGCAAGTCAGGAAAAGGCGGCCAGAGCTATTGCGGAAGGCAAGTTCCGGGAAGAGATTATTCCTGTTACAGTTTTGAGAAAGAAAGCGGATCCCCTTGTTTTTGACACCGACGAGTTTCCGCGCAAAACATCGCTGGAACAGTTAGCCAAACTATCACCCGCTTTCAAGGCCGGAGGAACGGTTACCGCCGGCAACTCTTCCGGCCGTAATGATGGTGCCTCCTGCCTGGTGCTGATGTCGGCTAAAGAAGCGCAGCGGCAGAATCTCCGGCCGCTTGCCATTCTGCGCAGTCAGGCCGCGGTCGGTGCTCCGCCGGAGATTATGGGCATTGGTCCGGTTGCCGCCACCAGAAAAGCGTTGAAACTGGCAGGCTTACATCTCGGCGACATTGGCCTGATTGAACTCAATGAAGCCTTTGCTGCGCAAAGTATTGCCGTCATTAAAGAACTGAATTTAAACACAGATATACTGAACGTCAATGGCGGCGCTATTGCCCTGGGCCATGCCCTCGGCAGCTCCGGGACCAGAATTATGGCGACTCTGATTTATGAAATGAAAAGGCGGAACGTGAAATACGGGCTGGCGACGCTGTGCATAGGCGGGGGAATGGGCGTGGCCGATGTTATCGAATTGGTGTAA
- a CDS encoding phosphate acyltransferase codes for MIYRNFDQLMELVRSNQKKKRTVAVVAAQDSHTLEAVSLAVKAEIVNPVLIGHKEQIKGHLAILDENPSDYTVIHTETAEEAAYTAAGLVQTGQADFLMKGLIQTSSLMRVLLSDKAGFRTGSLISHLGFVQIPNYHKLMGITDVALNIYPDLNQKKAILENAVATMSRMGFDTPNVAVLAASEDINPKIPETVDAAELKRLNQAGSLSGCIVEGPVSYDLAISKEAAEIKGIDSKVCGDADLLVLPNLAAGNILYKALRYSAGARTAGMVIGGKVPIVLTSRAAEVDGKFLPLVLAASATY; via the coding sequence ATGATCTACCGGAATTTTGACCAGCTCATGGAGCTGGTTCGCTCTAACCAGAAGAAAAAAAGAACGGTTGCTGTCGTGGCTGCCCAGGACAGTCATACCCTGGAAGCGGTCAGTCTGGCTGTTAAAGCGGAAATCGTAAATCCTGTGCTGATCGGGCATAAAGAACAGATCAAAGGGCATCTGGCAATACTGGATGAGAATCCTTCCGATTACACTGTCATCCATACAGAGACTGCAGAAGAAGCAGCCTATACAGCTGCCGGCTTGGTGCAAACCGGCCAGGCCGACTTTCTGATGAAAGGCCTGATCCAGACCAGCAGCCTCATGCGGGTATTGCTTAGCGACAAAGCCGGGTTTCGGACCGGCAGCCTGATCTCCCATCTGGGTTTTGTCCAAATCCCCAATTACCATAAACTTATGGGGATTACCGATGTGGCTCTTAATATATATCCTGATTTGAATCAGAAAAAGGCCATCCTGGAAAATGCCGTAGCCACGATGAGCCGTATGGGCTTTGATACGCCTAATGTAGCTGTTTTGGCGGCCAGCGAGGACATAAACCCTAAAATACCGGAGACTGTTGACGCTGCCGAGCTGAAAAGGCTGAATCAGGCAGGCAGCCTGTCCGGTTGCATAGTGGAGGGACCGGTTTCTTATGATTTGGCAATCAGCAAAGAGGCGGCAGAAATTAAAGGCATTGACAGCAAGGTATGCGGCGATGCTGATTTGTTGGTGCTGCCCAACCTCGCGGCCGGCAATATCCTGTATAAAGCCTTGCGTTATTCGGCCGGGGCCAGGACGGCCGGGATGGTTATCGGCGGCAAAGTGCCGATTGTGCTGACCTCACGGGCTGCCGAAGTGGATGGTAAATTTTTGCCGCTGGTTTTGGCTGCTTCGGCCACTTACTAA
- a CDS encoding cupin domain-containing protein, with protein sequence MIFVKASEGSCYDAKNHFNMWGIRKLGSPEGTKNVTMSISEFLPNGGATMSAADKERIYYILRGSIIVRDGQGTEYIMHENDAIYIGPGESREMAANGNVAARVLVTVVNC encoded by the coding sequence ATGATCTTTGTGAAAGCCAGTGAGGGAAGTTGTTATGATGCCAAAAATCACTTTAATATGTGGGGAATCCGTAAGCTCGGGTCACCGGAAGGAACCAAAAATGTAACCATGTCAATCTCCGAGTTCCTTCCCAACGGCGGGGCTACTATGTCTGCTGCCGACAAGGAGCGGATTTATTACATTCTGAGGGGCTCCATCATTGTCAGGGATGGACAGGGAACCGAGTATATCATGCATGAGAACGATGCGATCTATATTGGGCCTGGCGAAAGCCGGGAGATGGCTGCTAATGGCAATGTAGCCGCCAGGGTTTTGGTGACAGTAGTAAACTGTTAG
- a CDS encoding cyclase family protein — protein sequence MAYMPLDKSKLFLDDSKMTKIYDLSLPWGVDTPLWPFPGPRQDLLFPRGQYLGRFHKRTMTYTGTLHAGTHMDAPNHVLHEEEVDRAANGYTLAEIPLCRCIGTGIIIDMRYLKDEFEAKWNAAGGDPAKMGGDIWHEIKPAEVEAACKKDGLEIRENDWVIINTGFHHYWRVNNDKYYNYYPGSGPDLAKWLIHEKHIKGISGTWGATDAPLWHHPLKEQMPWLDAAYRAATGEDPAVAFPDYEPCHRLYMQHGVCTVENGGGDIDECTGKRMIIAAFPFRCEMADGGFVRLVAWEEGSF from the coding sequence ATGGCTTATATGCCGCTGGATAAATCCAAATTATTTTTGGATGATTCTAAAATGACTAAAATTTATGATCTTTCCCTGCCTTGGGGTGTGGATACCCCTTTGTGGCCTTTCCCCGGCCCCCGTCAAGACTTGCTTTTTCCGCGTGGCCAATATCTGGGCCGTTTTCATAAGCGGACAATGACCTACACGGGCACACTTCACGCCGGCACCCACATGGACGCCCCCAACCATGTCCTGCACGAAGAAGAGGTGGACCGTGCGGCTAATGGCTACACGCTTGCTGAAATACCTCTTTGCCGCTGCATTGGTACAGGTATCATCATTGATATGCGTTATTTAAAAGACGAATTTGAAGCGAAATGGAATGCTGCCGGCGGCGACCCTGCCAAGATGGGCGGCGACATTTGGCACGAGATCAAACCGGCCGAAGTGGAGGCTGCCTGCAAAAAGGACGGACTTGAGATTCGGGAAAATGACTGGGTTATCATCAACACGGGCTTTCATCACTACTGGCGGGTGAATAACGACAAGTACTACAATTATTACCCCGGCTCCGGCCCGGACCTTGCTAAGTGGCTTATTCACGAGAAACATATTAAGGGTATTTCCGGCACCTGGGGTGCTACTGACGCCCCGCTCTGGCATCACCCCTTAAAGGAGCAGATGCCCTGGCTGGATGCTGCTTACCGTGCCGCTACCGGTGAGGACCCCGCGGTGGCGTTCCCCGACTATGAGCCCTGCCACCGTCTATACATGCAGCATGGCGTGTGCACCGTGGAAAATGGCGGCGGCGATATCGACGAATGCACCGGCAAAAGAATGATTATTGCCGCTTTCCCCTTCCGTTGTGAAATGGCCGACGGTGGTTTTGTCCGTTTGGTCGCATGGGAAGAAGGCTCGTTTTAG
- a CDS encoding SDR family NAD(P)-dependent oxidoreductase: MENIFSLEGKNAVVVGGAGGIGQAIAQGLAEAGAKVAIASRSMDSLQRAAQEIKAACGLAVKYYTVDAAVEASVEALVTEAVRDFGKVDILVNAQGFNKKFNAEDFPMDAFQKMFDVNVIGVMMCCKHFGKHMIQNGYGKIVNLSSVRGRIATKGPGNAGYCGTKGAVDMITRQLASEFGQYNITVNAIGPTITETPMMTDVLNSRGPKARQDIADGLPMKRMALPSDCIGPAVFLCSDASGFVTGNIIYPDGGLTAIG; this comes from the coding sequence ATGGAAAATATATTCTCACTTGAGGGCAAAAATGCAGTAGTGGTAGGCGGGGCCGGCGGCATTGGCCAGGCAATAGCCCAGGGGCTTGCAGAAGCCGGCGCCAAAGTTGCCATCGCCAGCAGAAGCATGGATTCTCTCCAAAGAGCAGCGCAGGAAATAAAAGCGGCGTGTGGCCTTGCTGTAAAATATTATACTGTTGATGCTGCGGTCGAGGCGAGCGTGGAGGCCTTGGTAACCGAAGCAGTAAGGGATTTCGGCAAAGTAGACATTCTTGTGAATGCCCAGGGCTTCAACAAGAAGTTCAATGCCGAAGATTTCCCCATGGACGCTTTTCAGAAAATGTTTGATGTGAATGTAATCGGTGTCATGATGTGTTGCAAGCATTTCGGCAAACATATGATCCAAAATGGTTATGGCAAAATAGTCAACTTATCCTCGGTACGGGGCAGGATTGCAACCAAAGGTCCAGGCAACGCCGGTTATTGTGGCACCAAGGGTGCTGTGGACATGATTACCCGCCAATTAGCGTCTGAGTTCGGCCAGTACAACATAACCGTAAACGCCATTGGCCCGACGATTACCGAAACGCCGATGATGACCGATGTTCTCAACAGCCGCGGACCAAAAGCCAGACAGGATATTGCCGACGGCCTGCCCATGAAAAGAATGGCTCTGCCCTCAGATTGTATCGGACCTGCCGTTTTTCTGTGTTCGGATGCTTCCGGCTTTGTTACCGGCAATATCATTTATCCGGATGGCGGTCTGACGGCCATTGGGTAA
- the buk gene encoding butyrate kinase, producing the protein MMEKIYKILSINPGSTSTKIAVYENETELFHKTVLHDAAQLASYESMVDQLQMRKEAILNCLQEADFSLTELAAVAGRGGKLPPLQQGAYKIDKAMVDFLTFRPIDDHASNLGAILAYELAGSTGIPSYIYDAVVVDELEEIARLTGVPELTRKASCHVLNMRAVALKMAKKLNKDFRDVNFIVSHMGGGITATVISGGRMIDVLTDEEGPFSPERAGRVPCRQLVDLCFSGQHNRASATKRMRGQGGLVAYLGTNNALEVEAKINNGDKYAELIYQGMAYQAAKGIGELAPVVKGKVDCIILTGALAYSPLITGWITARVAFIAPVEIVAGENELEALAYGVLRVLRGEEQAHLFVAP; encoded by the coding sequence ATGATGGAAAAAATCTATAAGATATTGTCGATTAATCCTGGTTCCACATCCACCAAGATTGCGGTATATGAGAATGAAACCGAACTTTTTCATAAAACGGTTTTACATGATGCGGCTCAATTAGCTTCGTATGAGTCAATGGTTGATCAGCTGCAAATGCGTAAAGAGGCCATTCTGAATTGCTTGCAGGAGGCTGATTTTTCCTTAACAGAGCTTGCGGCCGTAGCCGGCCGCGGTGGGAAACTTCCGCCCTTACAGCAGGGCGCTTATAAAATTGATAAAGCAATGGTCGATTTTCTCACATTCCGGCCTATTGACGACCATGCCTCGAATCTGGGCGCTATCCTTGCCTACGAACTGGCCGGTTCTACCGGTATCCCGTCTTATATTTATGATGCGGTAGTGGTCGATGAACTGGAGGAGATTGCCAGGCTGACGGGCGTGCCGGAGCTTACCCGCAAAGCCTCCTGCCATGTGTTGAATATGCGGGCTGTTGCTTTGAAAATGGCAAAAAAACTGAACAAGGATTTCCGGGACGTAAACTTTATCGTCTCCCATATGGGCGGCGGCATAACCGCGACCGTAATCAGCGGGGGCAGAATGATTGATGTTCTTACTGATGAAGAAGGGCCATTTTCACCGGAACGGGCCGGCCGGGTGCCTTGCCGGCAATTGGTGGACCTCTGCTTTTCCGGCCAGCATAACAGGGCGTCGGCTACCAAGCGGATGCGCGGCCAGGGCGGGCTGGTTGCCTATCTGGGAACGAATAACGCGCTGGAAGTGGAAGCAAAGATCAATAACGGCGACAAATACGCAGAATTAATATATCAGGGTATGGCGTACCAGGCTGCCAAAGGCATTGGCGAATTGGCGCCGGTAGTTAAAGGCAAGGTTGACTGCATCATCCTGACCGGAGCACTGGCCTATTCCCCGCTGATTACCGGCTGGATTACCGCCAGGGTAGCCTTTATTGCCCCCGTGGAAATTGTCGCCGGCGAAAACGAACTGGAAGCGCTGGCCTATGGTGTATTGCGCGTGTTAAGAGGCGAAGAACAAGCACATTTATTCGTTGCTCCATAA
- a CDS encoding CoA transferase subunit A, giving the protein MAKLTTVEQALAHLEHGSVIMIGGFLGCGTPEALIDAMVDKGCRELTIIANDSGFPTKGIGKLIVAKQVKKLIASHIGTNAETGRQMQANELAVELVPQGTLIERIRCGGAGLGGILTPTGVGTVVAEGKEIINVDGQNFLLEKPLTAEIALLNAHKADENGNLVFRRSARNFNPVIGTAAKTVIAQVQEIVPVGALDPDEVMLPGIFVDFIVKS; this is encoded by the coding sequence ATGGCAAAACTCACGACTGTTGAACAGGCCCTGGCGCACCTTGAGCATGGAAGTGTTATCATGATTGGCGGATTTTTGGGGTGCGGAACACCGGAGGCATTGATAGATGCCATGGTTGACAAGGGCTGCAGGGAACTTACCATCATCGCCAATGACAGCGGGTTCCCAACCAAGGGGATAGGCAAGCTGATCGTTGCGAAACAGGTAAAGAAGCTCATCGCTTCTCATATTGGCACCAATGCGGAAACAGGCCGGCAAATGCAGGCCAATGAGCTGGCGGTGGAATTAGTGCCGCAAGGCACGCTGATTGAAAGAATCCGTTGTGGCGGGGCCGGGCTGGGGGGGATACTTACTCCGACCGGCGTGGGCACGGTGGTTGCGGAAGGAAAAGAAATTATTAACGTGGATGGGCAGAACTTCCTGTTGGAGAAGCCCTTAACAGCGGAAATCGCATTACTCAACGCCCATAAAGCGGATGAGAACGGTAATCTTGTATTCCGCAGATCGGCCCGCAATTTTAATCCGGTAATCGGTACTGCGGCCAAAACGGTAATTGCACAAGTACAAGAGATCGTACCTGTTGGCGCGTTAGATCCGGATGAGGTCATGCTGCCGGGCATTTTCGTAGACTTTATTGTAAAGAGTTAA
- a CDS encoding 3-oxoacid CoA-transferase subunit B translates to MDNRTLIAKRVAQEFKDGDIVNLGIGIPTLAANYIPANIQVTLHSENGFVGLGPGNDWPDPDITNAGGQPASILAGGATFDSALSFAIIRGGHLQATVLGALEVDQEGNLANWMVPNKLVPGMGGAMDLVVGARRVIVAMEHVGKGGNPKILKKCTLPLTACQEVDLVITDYCVFEVTKQGLVLTELAPGVDLETVKSATAADFVVAADVKEMAV, encoded by the coding sequence TTGGATAATAGAACTTTGATTGCCAAACGGGTCGCCCAGGAATTTAAAGACGGGGACATCGTAAATCTTGGCATTGGCATTCCCACACTGGCCGCAAACTATATCCCCGCCAATATCCAGGTTACGCTGCATTCGGAAAACGGCTTCGTCGGCTTAGGACCGGGAAATGATTGGCCGGATCCCGATATAACGAATGCCGGCGGCCAGCCGGCGTCCATATTAGCCGGCGGCGCGACTTTCGACAGCGCCCTGTCATTTGCAATTATCCGCGGCGGTCATTTGCAGGCTACCGTACTGGGCGCCCTGGAAGTAGACCAGGAAGGAAATTTGGCTAACTGGATGGTCCCTAACAAGCTGGTTCCCGGTATGGGGGGAGCCATGGACCTTGTTGTCGGCGCCCGGCGGGTGATCGTGGCCATGGAGCATGTGGGCAAAGGCGGCAATCCCAAAATATTAAAAAAATGCACTCTGCCGCTTACTGCCTGCCAGGAAGTGGATTTAGTCATAACCGATTATTGTGTTTTTGAGGTTACCAAACAGGGCTTGGTATTGACAGAGCTGGCGCCCGGCGTTGACCTGGAAACGGTTAAAAGCGCTACGGCGGCAGATTTTGTGGTCGCTGCCGATGTTAAAGAGATGGCGGTTTAA
- a CDS encoding acetyl-CoA C-acetyltransferase, with product MKAAVIVSAVRTAIGSFNGSLGSFSAPELGAIAISAALQKVDLPPDSVEEVIMGNVLQAGLGQNPARQAAIKAGLPVAVPSYTVNKVCGSGLKAVNSAAQSILAGDADILIAGGMESMTNAPYVLNKARWGYRMGHQSVNDVLVNDGLWCAFNNYHMGITAENVAARYGITREQQDELALASQSKAQQAIASGAFKQEIVPVVIKSKKGDSIFSTDEFPKPETSLASLGRLKPAFAPSGTVTAGNASGINDGAAALLIMSIEKAKALGLKPLAKIAGYGAAGVDPAIMGMGPVMATRKALANAGLTIDDIDLIEANEAFAAQFLAVGKELGLAPEKVNVNGGAIALGHPIGASGARILVTLLHALQSRGVKRGLATLCIGGGQGIATIIEQL from the coding sequence ATGAAAGCAGCGGTAATTGTCAGTGCTGTGCGTACTGCAATTGGCAGTTTCAACGGCTCTTTAGGCTCATTTTCAGCCCCCGAACTTGGTGCCATAGCAATCAGCGCAGCTCTGCAAAAGGTGGATCTGCCGCCAGATTCGGTAGAGGAAGTCATAATGGGCAATGTTCTGCAAGCCGGTCTTGGTCAAAACCCGGCTCGCCAGGCGGCAATAAAAGCCGGCCTGCCGGTGGCGGTACCGTCCTATACCGTAAATAAGGTGTGTGGTTCAGGTTTAAAAGCTGTTAATAGCGCTGCCCAGTCAATTCTGGCCGGTGATGCCGACATACTTATTGCCGGCGGCATGGAAAGCATGACTAACGCGCCATATGTGCTTAATAAAGCGCGTTGGGGTTACCGTATGGGGCATCAGAGTGTGAATGATGTGCTGGTTAACGACGGACTATGGTGTGCGTTTAACAACTATCATATGGGAATTACTGCCGAGAACGTGGCGGCCAGGTACGGCATCACCCGCGAACAACAGGATGAGCTGGCCCTGGCGTCGCAAAGCAAGGCGCAACAGGCAATCGCAAGTGGCGCCTTTAAACAGGAGATTGTACCGGTGGTAATAAAAAGTAAAAAAGGCGACAGCATTTTTTCTACAGATGAATTTCCGAAACCGGAAACCTCATTGGCATCGCTGGGCAGGCTTAAGCCGGCTTTTGCGCCAAGTGGCACAGTAACGGCCGGAAATGCATCAGGCATCAATGATGGTGCGGCCGCTTTATTGATTATGAGTATTGAGAAAGCAAAAGCGTTAGGATTAAAGCCGCTGGCTAAGATTGCCGGCTACGGAGCGGCCGGTGTCGATCCTGCCATTATGGGGATGGGGCCGGTTATGGCCACCCGTAAAGCACTGGCCAACGCCGGACTGACCATTGACGACATTGACCTGATTGAAGCCAATGAAGCCTTTGCCGCCCAATTTCTGGCAGTGGGAAAAGAACTTGGCCTTGCCCCGGAAAAAGTTAATGTCAACGGTGGCGCCATCGCTCTTGGCCACCCCATTGGAGCCAGCGGGGCGCGGATCCTGGTTACGCTGCTTCATGCCCTGCAGTCACGCGGGGTTAAGCGGGGGCTGGCAACTCTTTGCATCGGCGGCGGACAGGGAATTGCTACAATTATAGAACAGCTATAA